One Halorientalis litorea DNA segment encodes these proteins:
- a CDS encoding acyl-CoA carboxylase subunit beta, translated as MSRQEESDEPTDESPVEELRRRRAAAELGGGEARIERQHEKGKLTARERVDYLLDDGTFEELDPFVEHRAQSFGMDEKQFPGDAVVTGYGEVDGRKVFVFAHDFTVLGGSVGEVVADKICKVMDKAIENGVPVVGLNDSGGARIQEGVDSLVGFAKIFQRNTQASGLVPQISAIMGPCAGGATYSPALTDFTFMVEDTSHMFITGPDVIETVTGEQVSKAELGGAQTHATRSGVAHFAAESEEAALDDIRRLLSYLPQNNMEDPPRVSPWDDPDRSCDGLTDIVPAEPRKPYDMTEVIGRVVDEDSFFETHDGWARNVVTGFGRLDGHVVGVVANQPRVSAGTLDIDASEKAARFVRTCDAFNVPVLTLVDVPGFMPGTEQEHNGIIRRGAKLIYAYAEATVPLMSVVVRKAYGGAYIVMSSKMLGSDVNYAWPGAEMAVLGPRGAVNILFRNEIAEADDPDARRQELMDEFREEFAHPYGPAKRGYIDDVIDPAETRSRLVDDLDLLRRKREDTPPKDHGNIPL; from the coding sequence ATGAGCCGGCAGGAAGAGTCCGACGAACCGACCGACGAATCGCCCGTCGAGGAGTTGCGACGGCGGCGAGCGGCGGCGGAACTGGGCGGCGGCGAGGCGCGCATCGAACGCCAACACGAGAAGGGGAAACTGACCGCCCGAGAGCGGGTCGACTACCTGCTGGACGACGGCACGTTCGAGGAACTCGACCCGTTCGTCGAACACCGCGCACAGTCGTTCGGGATGGACGAGAAGCAGTTCCCGGGCGACGCAGTGGTCACGGGCTACGGCGAGGTGGACGGCCGGAAGGTGTTCGTCTTCGCCCACGACTTCACCGTGCTGGGCGGGAGCGTCGGCGAAGTCGTCGCCGACAAGATTTGCAAGGTGATGGACAAGGCCATCGAGAACGGGGTGCCCGTCGTCGGCCTGAACGACTCCGGCGGCGCGCGCATTCAGGAGGGGGTCGACTCGCTGGTCGGCTTCGCCAAGATATTCCAGCGGAACACGCAGGCGTCGGGCCTCGTGCCCCAGATATCGGCCATCATGGGGCCGTGTGCGGGCGGTGCGACGTACTCGCCCGCGCTGACCGATTTCACCTTCATGGTCGAGGACACGAGCCACATGTTCATCACGGGGCCGGACGTCATCGAGACGGTCACCGGCGAGCAGGTGTCGAAGGCCGAACTCGGCGGTGCGCAGACGCACGCGACTCGCTCGGGCGTCGCACACTTCGCCGCCGAGTCGGAGGAGGCGGCACTGGACGACATCCGCCGCCTGCTGTCGTACCTCCCGCAGAACAACATGGAGGACCCGCCGCGTGTCTCGCCGTGGGACGACCCCGACCGCTCGTGTGACGGGTTGACCGACATCGTGCCCGCGGAACCACGCAAGCCCTACGACATGACCGAGGTCATCGGGCGCGTCGTCGACGAGGACTCGTTCTTCGAGACACACGACGGGTGGGCGCGCAACGTGGTGACCGGGTTCGGCCGCCTCGACGGCCACGTCGTCGGCGTCGTCGCCAACCAACCGCGCGTCTCAGCCGGAACCTTGGACATCGACGCCTCCGAGAAGGCCGCCCGGTTCGTCCGGACCTGTGACGCGTTCAACGTCCCGGTGCTGACGCTCGTCGACGTGCCGGGGTTCATGCCCGGGACCGAACAGGAACACAACGGCATCATCCGCCGGGGCGCGAAACTCATCTACGCCTACGCCGAGGCGACGGTCCCCCTCATGTCAGTCGTCGTGCGCAAGGCCTACGGCGGGGCCTACATCGTCATGTCCTCGAAGATGCTGGGGTCGGACGTGAACTACGCGTGGCCCGGCGCGGAGATGGCGGTACTCGGGCCGCGCGGTGCGGTCAACATCCTCTTCCGGAACGAAATCGCCGAGGCCGACGACCCGGACGCCCGGCGGCAGGAACTCATGGACGAGTTCCGCGAGGAGTTCGCCCACCCCTACGGCCCGGCGAAACGCGGTTACATCGACGACGTCATCGACCCCGCGGAGACGCGCTCTCGTCTCGTCGACGACTTGGACTTGCTCCGGCGCAAGCGTGAGGACACGCCACCGAAAGACCACGGCAACATCCCACTATGA
- a CDS encoding beta-ketoacyl-ACP reductase → MMLENQTCVVTGASRGIGRGIAEELGRHGADVVVNYRSSEAAANDVADEIERAGGSAVPVQADVSEVQEVEAMADRVTDIYGRTDVLVNNAGITLDKKFENMTKEDWERVIDVNLGGVYNTTNAFFEDLKTADDGRLINISSVVGQQGNYGQANYATTKSGLFGFTRTLALELASTGSTANCVAPGFVETDMLEEVPERVQQKILDRIPLNRFATVDDVAGIVRFLAGPDSSYMTGQILAVNGGMEW, encoded by the coding sequence ATGATGCTCGAAAATCAGACCTGCGTGGTGACCGGCGCGTCGCGCGGTATCGGACGGGGTATCGCGGAGGAACTCGGGAGACACGGTGCCGACGTGGTGGTCAACTATCGGTCTTCGGAGGCCGCCGCCAACGACGTGGCGGACGAGATAGAGCGTGCGGGCGGGTCGGCAGTGCCGGTACAGGCGGACGTGTCCGAGGTGCAGGAAGTCGAGGCGATGGCCGACCGCGTTACGGATATCTACGGGCGTACCGACGTGTTGGTGAACAACGCCGGCATCACCCTCGACAAGAAGTTCGAGAACATGACCAAAGAGGACTGGGAGCGGGTCATCGACGTGAACCTCGGCGGCGTCTACAACACGACCAACGCCTTCTTCGAGGACCTCAAAACAGCCGACGACGGCCGGCTCATCAACATTTCCTCGGTGGTGGGCCAGCAGGGGAACTACGGGCAGGCCAACTACGCGACGACGAAGTCGGGGCTGTTCGGATTCACTCGGACGCTCGCGCTGGAACTGGCCAGCACGGGGTCGACAGCCAACTGCGTCGCGCCGGGGTTCGTCGAGACGGACATGCTCGAGGAAGTGCCCGAACGCGTCCAGCAGAAGATACTCGACCGCATCCCCCTCAACCGCTTCGCCACCGTCGACGACGTCGCCGGCATCGTCCGCTTCCTCGCCGGCCCCGACTCCAGCTACATGACCGGCCAGATTCTCGCCGTCAACGGCGGCATGGAGTGGTAG